A region of Paenibacillus thiaminolyticus DNA encodes the following proteins:
- the namA gene encoding NADPH dehydrogenase NamA: protein MPQLFEPLTLRGVTIPNRIVMSPMCMYSCHNEDGMVNDWHLVHYTSRAVGQVGLIMIEATAVTPGGRISAQDLGIWSDEHVDGLRRLTDMVHAHGGKIGIQLAHAGRKATVPGIIAPSALRFSEAYETPEEMTLEDIRKTIKAFADAARRAEEAGFDVIEIHGAHGYLINQFLSPLTNQRTDSYGGSADARYRFLSEVIEAVRITWSKPLFVRISANEYAEGGNVIEAYIDYARRMKDQGVDLIDCSSGGVVPHRVEAYPGYQVQYAHAIRQSAGIATGAVGLITEPSLAEEIVRNGRADLIFLGRELLRDPYWPRQAAKQLRQELAPPKQYDRGW from the coding sequence ATGCCCCAATTATTTGAACCGCTAACGTTACGCGGGGTGACGATACCGAATCGTATCGTGATGTCGCCGATGTGCATGTACTCTTGCCACAATGAGGACGGGATGGTCAACGATTGGCATCTGGTCCACTATACGTCCCGTGCCGTCGGACAAGTCGGCCTGATCATGATCGAGGCCACCGCCGTCACCCCTGGCGGACGCATCAGCGCGCAGGATCTGGGCATTTGGAGCGACGAGCATGTAGACGGACTCCGCCGCCTGACCGACATGGTCCACGCGCACGGCGGCAAGATCGGGATTCAGCTCGCCCACGCCGGGCGCAAAGCAACCGTCCCCGGGATCATCGCCCCTTCGGCGCTTCGCTTCAGCGAAGCCTATGAGACGCCGGAGGAGATGACGCTGGAGGACATCCGCAAGACGATCAAAGCATTCGCCGACGCCGCGCGGCGGGCGGAGGAAGCCGGATTCGACGTCATCGAGATTCACGGCGCGCACGGGTATTTGATCAACCAGTTCCTGTCCCCGCTCACGAACCAGCGGACCGACAGCTACGGCGGCAGCGCCGACGCCCGCTACCGCTTCTTGAGCGAAGTGATTGAAGCGGTGCGCATCACGTGGTCGAAGCCGCTGTTCGTACGCATCTCGGCCAATGAATATGCCGAAGGCGGCAACGTGATCGAGGCATACATTGACTATGCGCGGCGAATGAAGGACCAGGGCGTCGACCTGATCGACTGCAGCTCGGGCGGGGTCGTCCCTCATCGGGTCGAAGCGTACCCGGGTTATCAGGTCCAATATGCGCATGCGATCCGCCAATCAGCCGGCATCGCGACCGGTGCCGTCGGGCTGATTACCGAACCGTCCTTGGCGGAAGAGATTGTCCGCAATGGCCGGGCCGATCTCATCTTCCTCGGCCGCGAGCTGCTGCGGGATCCGTACTGGCCGCGCCAGGCTGCGAAGCAATTGCGCCAGGAACTCGCTCCGCCGAAGCAATACGATCGCGGCTGGTAA
- a CDS encoding alpha/beta hydrolase, with the protein MLSNTFTFTDPEGVRVHVYRWDPEEGQPVRGVIQIAHGMTETARRYSRFAEALTEAGYVVYANDHRGHGRTAERPEDLGYVGEDGFTWMVRNMAQLTEIIQSEQAGLPVFLFAHSMGSFLAQKYIAEHGDKINGVILCGTNGPRGRELYAGVALTKLIASARGSRHRSKMIDNMAFGGFNRTFRPSRTSFDWLSRDEQEVDKYVADPECGFLSTIGFYRDLFRLLQDIHRPETMQAIPKELPVMLIAGDRDPVGQYGKGIRRLAEMYRELGIREVECILYPEARHELLNEKNRDEVTSDCLSWLRNHTP; encoded by the coding sequence ATGTTATCCAATACGTTCACGTTCACCGACCCGGAGGGCGTTCGCGTCCATGTGTACCGCTGGGATCCGGAAGAAGGGCAGCCCGTGCGCGGGGTCATTCAGATTGCCCACGGCATGACCGAGACGGCCCGACGCTACAGCCGCTTCGCTGAAGCGCTGACGGAGGCGGGCTACGTTGTCTACGCCAACGACCACCGCGGGCATGGCCGGACCGCGGAACGGCCCGAAGACCTCGGCTATGTCGGCGAAGACGGCTTTACATGGATGGTCCGCAATATGGCGCAATTGACCGAGATCATTCAGTCTGAGCAGGCCGGGCTGCCGGTATTTCTGTTCGCGCACAGCATGGGCTCCTTTCTGGCCCAGAAATATATTGCGGAGCACGGCGATAAAATAAACGGCGTCATTCTGTGCGGCACCAACGGGCCGCGGGGACGCGAATTGTACGCCGGAGTCGCGCTGACGAAGCTGATTGCCTCCGCTCGCGGCTCCCGCCACCGCAGCAAAATGATTGACAACATGGCATTCGGCGGCTTCAACCGTACGTTCCGGCCGAGCCGAACCTCCTTCGACTGGTTGAGCCGGGATGAACAGGAAGTCGATAAGTACGTGGCCGACCCGGAATGCGGATTTTTGAGCACAATTGGCTTTTACCGGGACTTATTCAGGCTGCTGCAGGACATTCATCGCCCCGAGACGATGCAGGCCATACCGAAGGAGCTGCCGGTGATGCTCATTGCTGGCGATCGCGATCCGGTCGGCCAATACGGCAAGGGCATACGGCGGCTGGCTGAGATGTATCGCGAGCTCGGGATCCGCGAGGTTGAGTGCATTTTGTACCCGGAGGCGCGGCATGAGCTCCTGAATGAGAAGAACCGGGATGAGGTTACATCTGACTGCCTCTCTTGGCTGCGGAATCACACGCCGTAA
- a CDS encoding GAF domain-containing protein: MFTPSQYSGQPDQDYPLLHKQLLALIEGEPNLIANLANASALLWQGLKDINWAGFYLMDESKEELVLGPFQGLPACIRIPLGRGVCGTAAQERRTLVVPDVHAFPGHIACDAASRSEIVVPMMKDGRLVGVLDIDSPLTDRFQEPDREALEKMVEALMKEAVL; this comes from the coding sequence ATGTTCACACCGAGCCAATATTCCGGTCAGCCGGATCAGGATTATCCGCTGCTTCATAAGCAGCTTCTCGCCTTAATCGAGGGCGAGCCGAATCTTATCGCCAACCTGGCCAATGCATCGGCCTTGCTCTGGCAAGGCTTGAAGGATATTAACTGGGCCGGATTCTACTTAATGGACGAGTCCAAGGAAGAACTGGTGCTCGGCCCGTTCCAGGGCTTGCCGGCCTGCATCCGCATTCCGTTGGGACGGGGCGTGTGCGGAACCGCCGCCCAGGAGCGGCGAACGCTCGTCGTCCCGGACGTTCACGCCTTCCCGGGCCATATCGCCTGCGACGCGGCATCCCGTTCCGAGATCGTCGTCCCTATGATGAAGGACGGACGGCTTGTCGGCGTGCTGGATATCGACAGTCCGCTTACGGACCGGTTCCAGGAGCCGGATCGGGAGGCATTGGAGAAGATGGTCGAAGCCTTGATGAAGGAAGCGGTTCTGTAA